Genomic DNA from uncultured Desulfuromusa sp.:
AAACAAAGCAAGGTTGCGGCTGGTCTGTTGGGGATGGGAGAGAAAGACAAGACAACCCTCTGGTCCTGTGCGGACGTTGGCAACGCTAAGAGAGGAAAACCATTCTTCAGGGTAAGTCCTGATATGACGAGCTGTTTGCGGCAATGTTTCATCCGCGACAGACAGAAGAGTATCGAATTTGTTGTCAGCTGCCAGCTTGATGACATCAGAAGCTCGTTTCTTACAAGTCTTAGTAAATTCGTCCTCTTCTTCAGGAGCAGAAAAATCAAGCAGGGTCAGCAAGTGCTCATTCATCATCAGGATGATACTGGGGGTGTTGACATCATCCAAAAGGTCTTCATCATTTAGAATCAGCAGTTTTTGACGCCAATTTGTCAGTGTTGCCGCAGAAAAGATTTCTTCAAAAGAGAGGAGAGTTTTAGCAACACTTAAACCCAGCGTGACCGGACGATGCTGAGAACCACGAAGCCAGAGCGGGATGAGATCGAGATCTTTATTATCTCTGCGAATCCAGTCCCCCATGAGAATTTCTGCATCAACAATCTGGTAGATATCCTGATCTTTAGCCCAGGCCGTAATGAGAAGCACATCACTGTAGGGATTATAAAACCCCACAACAGGGGATTTCTCTTCTATCCCGGCATAGGCAACAATGGCGCTGTTAAAAAACGACATCCATCCCAGTTGGGCCTGTGGTGCCTCCCATATCAACTGATCAATTTTATGGAGCTGTGCCATTCCCCGTTCTTTGGAGAAAGTCAGTAACGCTTGAGCGTAATCGGCCCGTGCCGTCTCCTTGAAAGATGCCACGGAGGTCATCAGCAACACGCTGTTGTTGAGTTCATCTCCCGTCAGATCCGCACGTTGATTTGCCTGAACCGGCAATCTTTGAGCAGCGAGAATAACGATGATAAAAAAAATGGTGAGAAGTTGTCTGCGGGAATTGAAAGAACGCTCCTGCCAATACATTACTTTTCTCCTTGCCAAAGTGGGAGATGATTCACAACTCTGATTTGAATAAGGGCTTCAATGGCAAAAAGGGCGCTTTCAGATCTCAAAATTACGGAATTTTAGATGCCGGCAGCATATGAAAATGAAACTATGACGATAAGCCCTACAATGTTCCTCCCAGATCCAGGCGGAAAAAATCCTTGGCTTTTAACTTTTCTTCACCACTCATACGAGCAGGGGCCGTTCCTGGAGCGAAGGCCTCAAAATAAGCATTTGTGTCGTCTTCCGGTAAAAGTAAGCCATTTTTTTTATCAATCGGATGAAACTCAATACTATCGGGAACATAAAAATTTTCAACCGGATACTGCTTCACCGCTTCTTTCATGAAAGTGACCCAAGCGGGTGCGGCGGCGCGGGAACCTGTCTCACTTCTTCCTAAAGGCCGTTCCTGGTCATAACCGACCCAGGAAACACAGGCCAATTGCGGAATAAAACCAACATACCAGGCATCTTTCAGATCGTTTGTCGTCCCGGTTTTCCCCGCCGAAGGGCGATCAATAGCTTTGGCGCGCCAGCCGGTTCCTTCTCTGACAACGCTTTCCATAATATTGGTAATCAAATAGGCGGTTTCGGGTGAAATAACCCGCCGTGGGGGCTTCCGAATCAAACGTTGGTCCGCAGCCATACCGGTAGCAAAATCAGCAGGATCAATCGATTCCAGAATCCGACCATTACGGTCACGGATTCTGGTAATATAGGTCGGAGGCACCAGAACTCCCCCATTGGCAAATACGGTATAGGCCGTCAGCATCTCCAACGGAGTCACTGCTGTTGAACCAAGAGCCATTGACAAATCACGCTGCTGAGGTGTTTCCAAACCGAGCTTTTTAATATAGTTAGCCGCATAATTAACCCCGATATCTTCCAGGATTTTGATAGTGACAACATTGCGGGAGTGGGCCAGAGCATTGCGAAACCGGGTTGGACCATAGAACTTCTCTTCGTAGTTCTTGGGTTTCCACTCTTCCAGTTTCCCGGTGTCTTCTTTTATGTTTTCATAAATAAGCGGTGTATCCAGAATCATACTGGCAGGGGTATAGCCACGATCAAGAGCCGCAGCATAAATCAGAGGTTTGATGGCCGACCCGGGAAGACGCTTGGCCTGGATTGCACGATTAAATTGACTTTCCGCAAAGTCATAGCCACCCACCATTGCTTTAATCTGTCCGCTGAAGGGATCCACAGCGACCAATGCACCCTGAGCCAGTGGAGTCTGCTCCAGACCCAATTTTATGACTTCAGACTCAAGGTCAAGTATCTCGACTTCAACCAAAGCCCCGCGAGGAAACAGCGTTAATTTTTTCTCCCCGGCGTTCCCTGACGGTTCTGCCGCAGTGGCGACAAATTTAATGGGAGCGGCCCATTTCGACTCAGCAATCGAGATCGTTCCGTCTCGTGAACCAATTTTACACAGCAGCAGATCACCCTCTTGGCCGACGATAATCGCCTGAGTCATACGGCCAGAGGTCAAAGGTTCTTCAGTCCATTCCTTCTCCTGGTTGACAATGAACTCCTCTATCTCTGCATCATCAAGAACCTGTTGAGCCCCACGGTAACCCTGACGTTTATCATGATTCCGCAAGTTTCTTTTGACGGCCTGTTGAGCAACTTTCTGCATCGGCAAATTAATACTGGTTTCGACCTGAAGCCCTCCGGTATAGAGGACCTCTTCCCCGAAACGCTCTTCCAGATAACGACGCACCTGCTCATTGAAATAGGCCGTAACATCGAGAAGGTTATTCAAACGAGGCTTGATAGCAACCTCTTCCTGAGCGGCCTGGGTATATTCCTCCGGGGTGATGAAACCTTCCTTAACCATGCGATCAAGGACGTATTTCTGCCGATCCATGGCACGCTGATAATGGCGATAAGGGGAGTAGCGGCTCGGTGCCTGAGGAAGACCTGCAAGAATCGCCGATTCCGCCAATGTCAATTCTTCAACATTTTTATCAAAATAGTTTTCTGCTGCGGCTTCAACACCATAAGCACGATGGCCAAGGTAAATCTGATTCAGATAGAGGTAGAGTATTTCCTGTTTGGTCAGAGCTTTTTCCATCCGCCAGGCAAGAATGGCTTCTTTAAATTTACGGGTGAAGGTTCGCTCAGAGGTCAATAACAGCTTTTTCGCAACCTGCTGAGTAATCGTACTGCCACCTTGGGCGATTCCCCCGGCTTTAACATTTTTCAGTGCGGCCCGCAGGATAGAGATAAAATTAATTCCCTGATGTTTGAAAAAGCTCGAATCCTCAGCCGCAACAAAGGCTTGCACCAATGTTTTCGGCATTTTTTCAAAAGGAACCAGAATCCGTCGTTCACGTGAGTATTCAGCGATAATAGAAGCATCATCAGCATAGATTCGGGTGATCAATGGAGGCTGATAATCGGAAAGGGTTTCTACCTTTGGCAGGGTTGTGGAAACGAAAAAATAAGCACCGACAAGAAATGCTGCCCCAAGCAAAGGTGTTCCGAGCAATAAAAATAAAAAATATTTTTTTAGAGAGTTCTTCATCGTATCTTTTCTTTAAATGGCAAAACCGGATCGTTAAGAATTGAAAACCAACTTGGTTTTATAACATGCAGTTGATGTGGGAGCAACTGATTGGAGGCTTGACCCACTACAATGTTCGGCTTATTCTTCAGCCTGATTTCTGGTATCTCGATTTAAAAATATAACGGTACAAAGGGAAAGAAGGTTGACAATGAAAAAAGCGGTCGTTCTCTATAGCGGAGGACTTGATTCTACAACTTGCATGGCAATTGCACGGGAGCAGGGATTCAAGCCCTATGCCCTCAGTTTTGCTTATGGTCAAAGGCATACTGTTGAGCTGGAAAAAGCACGTGAATATGCTCCGTTAATCGGAGCGGAAGAGCACATGATTATCGATATCGATCTACGCAAGATGGGTGGGAGTGCTTTAACCGCAGACATTGATGTCCCCAAAAGCGGCGTTTCTGAAGATGAAATTCCCGTGACCTATGTTCCGGCAAGAAATACGATATTTCTTTCGTTTGCCCTCGGTTGGGCAGAGGTTCTTGGCGCCGGCGATATCTATATCGGTGTCAACGCCCTTGATTATTCCGGATATCCGGATTGCCGCCCCGAATTTATTCAAGCCTTTCAACAGATGGCAAATCTGGCCACCAAAGCCGGAGTTGAAGGAAATCCCTACCATATCCACGCCCCGTTAATTGATTTGACAAAAGCACAAATCATCCAGCAGGGACTGTCCCTGGGAGTCAATTACCAACTCACCCACTCCTGCTATGACCCAACTCCGGAAGGACTATCCTGCGGTCAATGTGACTCCTGCCGACTGCGATTAAAAGGATTTGCTGATGCCGGAGAGAAAGATCCCGTCGCTTATGTCAGATGAACAAAAACAACGTCACACCCTGATCATGCCTGACATGCAGCAAAGTCGTGATACGCGTAATATTGCGATTGATAAAGTCGGGGTCAAGGATATCCGCTATCCGATTGTGGTGATGGACAAGTATCGTGAAAAACAGCACACCGTTGCCAGGGTGAACATGTTTGTCGATCTTCCCGAACACTTTAAAGGGACTCATATGAGCCGCTTTATTGAGGTTCTCAATCAACACCATGGCGGTATCAGCGTTGAAAATATGGAAACGATCCTGGCTGAAATGAAATCCCGCCTCGGATCCGGCCGGGCCCATCTGGAACTCGATTTCCCCTATTTCATTGAGAAAAGAGCTCCGGTATCCGGCGCCCGGAGCCTTCTGGAATACCAGTGTCGGATGCTGGGAACACAAGCGGATGATTTTGACTTTATTCTCGAGGCCAGTATCCCCGTGACATCACTTTGTCCTTGCTCTAAAGAAATCAGCGAACGCGGCGCCCATAACCAGCGCAGCATTGTCACAGTACAGATCAGATACTCTGAGCATATCTGGTTAGAAGATCTGATCCAATGGGTGGAAGAATGCGCAAGCTGTCCGGTGTATGCACTTCTTAAACGCGAAGATGAAAAAGCCGTAACAGAACAGGCCTACGACAACCCAATGTTTGTAGAAGATATGGTTCGTGCCGTCACGGAAAAGTTACGCTCCGTCGCACAGGTCAGCTGGTTTAAGGTTCAATGTGAAAATTTTGAATCAATTCATAACCATTCTGCTTATGCCATGGTCGAAGGACGCAACAACTAGATGTGGATAAGCCTGTGGATAAAGTGGATAACTTCAAGAACAAAAAGGAATATTCCGACAAAACAGAAATTTTTTAATGTTTTGCTTCCGCAAAAAAAATAAAAACATGGCAATGAGGTCTCAATTTTTTCAAGAGATTTTTACTGAATCGAGCTGATCACTTGACTTGCCTTATCGACTACCGGATAATTTGTCGATAGTCCGACGTGGCTTTGCCACCGAGTATATATGTTGTAAAATCGTCAATTCCACCAGGGGTCTTCTGTTGCCCCCCTAAAAGGAGAAAGCTTTTGCTGGATCTGGTATTTAGCGCTGGCCCTGTTGTCAAACTGGTCCTGCTTATTCTGCTCTATTTTTCGCTCGTATCCTGGGCCATTATTTTTTACAAAGCTTCCGTCATTCAGAAAGCGATTAAAGAATCTGATCGATTTCTTGATTTTTTCTGGACAAAAAAACGTTTTGACCTCGTTGGACAAGGGATCAAAGAATTCAGCCACTCTCCGATCGCCAATCTTTTTCGCGAAGGCTATCATGAGATGCTGCAATTAAAAAAGAAATCTGCCGACCCCACGGAACCAAGTGATTTTTCTTTAAAAATGGATACCACCGAGATGGTCGGTCGAGCACTACGTCGTGCAACGACCCAGGAGACACAGCGTCTGGAAAAATATCTCACCTTTCTGGCAACAACAGGTTCCACCGCACCCTTTATCGGATTATTCGGAACAGTCTGGGGAATCATGGACGCGTTTCATGGGATTGGAACAACAGGGAGTGCCTCACTTGCCGTTGTTGCACCGGGAATTTCTGAGGCATTGATTGCCACTGCAATTGGTCTGGCAGCAGCTATTCCTGCGGTTATGGGATATAACCATTTTCTCAACAAAGTCAATATCCTTATCGGTGAAATGGATAATTTCAGTCAGGAACTTCTGAATATCGTCGGGCGGATGGAGCAGGGTAACTAGATGGATACAGGAACCCCATCCCGCGGGCGACGCAGTAGCCTTTCGCAAATCAACGTGACCCCATTTGTTGATGTCATGCTGGTGTTGTTGATTATCTTTATGGTCACTGCACCGATGTTGGATCAGGGTGTCGAAGTCAGTCTGCCCGAAGTTGCTGAAGCCCCGGGGTTGCCGGCTCAGCAGGAACCACTGGTGGTCACCTTGGAGCGTAGCGGCCAGATTTTAATCGGCAAAGCAAAGATTGATCAGCTTGCAAAACTGGGACCTGTCATTCAACAAGCGATGAAAGGCAAACCTGATCGCGAGGTGTTTCTTGAAGCCGATGAAAAGGTTCCCTATGGTCGGGTTGTCCAGGTGATGGCGGCAGTCAAAAAAGCTGGGGTAGAAAAGCTCGGAATGGTAACCCGCCTCCCTGAGGAATAACGGCTTGACCATGGAATCTCCTCGAAAGCAACGCTGGCAGCAACTCCAGTCAGTGTTTGAACCCGGTTTTAAGCAGATGTTATTAATTTCGGTGCTGCTGCATTTACTGGTGCCGATTCTTTACTACTCTCCGTTTTTTCCCAAACGTGCGATTGAGAAACCCCCAGTTTATCGTGTTAATCTGGTCAATAAAATTGTTAAAAATCCACAAGCCGGTCGACCTGAAGCAGCCCCGGCTGAAAAGAAACCTGCGGTAAAACCCAAACCAAAGCCCAAGCCGAAACCTCAACCGAAGCCGGCTGTTAAACCAATACCTGTTCCCGTGAAGCCTAAACCGAAACCAGAACCGGTCAAGCCAAAACCCATACCACCGAAACCGAAACCGAAGCCTGAGCCAGTCAAAGAAAAACCTAAGCCGAAACCAACCGTTTCCAAGGCCCAGGAGAATTCTCTACAGCAACGCTTGGAACAGATGCGAGCAGCTCAAGAGAAAAAAGCAAGTGAACAGCTTCGGAAAGATAAAATTGCGGCCCTAAAAGCAGCAGCTCTCGCTGAAAGCAGCAAAATGACATCACCAGTCACTGATGCTCCAGCTGGGATGTTGGACGGAAAAGGGGATGAGGCAGGTGTGAGTGCAACCGCCCATGTTCAGGAATTTATTCAACAACAATGGAGCTTTGCAAAATACCAGGCTGTCGGCAATCCTGAAGCTGAGGTGAAAATGTTTTACAATGCTGAAGGAACACTACTGCACTACAAATTTGAAAAAAAATCAGGCAATAATGCTTTTGATGAATCATTGGCCCGGGCTATTGTCAAATCAAAACAACTGAACCAACCACTTCCGGAAGCAATGGAGTTTCATATTTTCTTTAATCTCAAGGATATGTTGGACAGACCATGAAATACTTTAAAATTAACGTTTTTATCATCATAATCCTGGCCTTCTTCTCCTCTGCTGCTTTTGCGGCCAGAATTGAAATAAGTGCCCCGGGAGAGCAGACCATACCCCTTGCCATGACCCGCTTACTACCAATGGGAGTCGGTGCTGCACAGCCCGCAGTGGCAACTGAATTTCAACAGGTTCTGCAGGGAGACCTGGAACTTTCCGGTCTTTTCGACCTGGTTGATCCAGCCTCTTTTTTAAGTGATGCCGGTAGACTGGGGCTGCGCAGAACAGATATTGATTTTCAGCAGTGGCGGATGCTTGGAACGGAAACCCTGATTAAGGGCGGATACAGTATTTCAGCAGGAAAGGTGACCATTGAGCTGCGCCTTTTTGATGTGATTACCCAGAGGTTATTAACCGGACGACGTTATTCCGGCAAGCTGACCGATGTTCGCAAAATTGCCCACACTTTCGCAGATCAGATATTGCTGAGTTTAACAGGCGAAAAAGGTCCATTTTCAACCAAGATTGCTTTTATCTCCAAACGATCGGGGCACAAAGAACTCTACCTGATGGATGTTGATGGGCACCAACCCGTCCGCATGACCAATCATCGCTCAATCGTTCTGAATCCCGACTTTTCACCGACCCGCAAAGAGTTGATTTTTACCTCCTACAGCAAGGATAATCCCGACCTTTACCGGAAAGAAATTTACACGGGCCGCGAATCACGTTTATCTCTGAAGCAAGGATTGAATATTGGCGGGCGTTATAGCCCGGATGGCCGTGAAATTGCCATTACCCTTTCCAAAGATAAAAATTCCGAAATCTACTTAATCGGAACCGATGGAACCATCCATAAACGTTTGACCAATCATTATAGTATTGATGTCGACCCGAGCTGGAGCCCAAAGGGAAACAAGATTGCCTTTGTTTCTGATCGGCGCGGCAATCCCAATATTTTCATTGTCGATATTCGTACCCTTGAGGTCAGCCGACTGACCTATGAAGGAAAATACAATGCAACTCCCGCCTGGAGTCCAAAGGGGGACAGAATTGCTTATGCCCGCATGGATAATGGCGTGTTTAATATTTTTACCATTCGTGAAGATGGGACCGATGAAAGACAACTGACATTTGGCGCAGGGAGCAAGGAACATCCCCGTTGGAGTCCTGATGGGCGGTTCCTGATTTATTCAGCTGATCTGAATGGCGGTGAAAAATCCTTATGGATTATCCGTGCTGACGGTACGGGAGGGAAACGAATTTCGGCCCGCGGCAGCAATGATTCTCACCCCGCCTGGTCTGGTCGTTGGTAAAATGATACAATTCTTCTAACAAACGGATGTTGTTTTTATGCCCGGCTTCTGTATAATGTCTTAAATGTTTGTAGTGTGCATACTAATCTGTAATTGAATCGCAAATGCGAAAGGA
This window encodes:
- a CDS encoding PBP1A family penicillin-binding protein, whose product is MKNSLKKYFLFLLLGTPLLGAAFLVGAYFFVSTTLPKVETLSDYQPPLITRIYADDASIIAEYSRERRILVPFEKMPKTLVQAFVAAEDSSFFKHQGINFISILRAALKNVKAGGIAQGGSTITQQVAKKLLLTSERTFTRKFKEAILAWRMEKALTKQEILYLYLNQIYLGHRAYGVEAAAENYFDKNVEELTLAESAILAGLPQAPSRYSPYRHYQRAMDRQKYVLDRMVKEGFITPEEYTQAAQEEVAIKPRLNNLLDVTAYFNEQVRRYLEERFGEEVLYTGGLQVETSINLPMQKVAQQAVKRNLRNHDKRQGYRGAQQVLDDAEIEEFIVNQEKEWTEEPLTSGRMTQAIIVGQEGDLLLCKIGSRDGTISIAESKWAAPIKFVATAAEPSGNAGEKKLTLFPRGALVEVEILDLESEVIKLGLEQTPLAQGALVAVDPFSGQIKAMVGGYDFAESQFNRAIQAKRLPGSAIKPLIYAAALDRGYTPASMILDTPLIYENIKEDTGKLEEWKPKNYEEKFYGPTRFRNALAHSRNVVTIKILEDIGVNYAANYIKKLGLETPQQRDLSMALGSTAVTPLEMLTAYTVFANGGVLVPPTYITRIRDRNGRILESIDPADFATGMAADQRLIRKPPRRVISPETAYLITNIMESVVREGTGWRAKAIDRPSAGKTGTTNDLKDAWYVGFIPQLACVSWVGYDQERPLGRSETGSRAAAPAWVTFMKEAVKQYPVENFYVPDSIEFHPIDKKNGLLLPEDDTNAYFEAFAPGTAPARMSGEEKLKAKDFFRLDLGGTL
- the tolQ gene encoding protein TolQ, encoding MLDLVFSAGPVVKLVLLILLYFSLVSWAIIFYKASVIQKAIKESDRFLDFFWTKKRFDLVGQGIKEFSHSPIANLFREGYHEMLQLKKKSADPTEPSDFSLKMDTTEMVGRALRRATTQETQRLEKYLTFLATTGSTAPFIGLFGTVWGIMDAFHGIGTTGSASLAVVAPGISEALIATAIGLAAAIPAVMGYNHFLNKVNILIGEMDNFSQELLNIVGRMEQGN
- the queC gene encoding 7-cyano-7-deazaguanine synthase QueC, producing the protein MKKAVVLYSGGLDSTTCMAIAREQGFKPYALSFAYGQRHTVELEKAREYAPLIGAEEHMIIDIDLRKMGGSALTADIDVPKSGVSEDEIPVTYVPARNTIFLSFALGWAEVLGAGDIYIGVNALDYSGYPDCRPEFIQAFQQMANLATKAGVEGNPYHIHAPLIDLTKAQIIQQGLSLGVNYQLTHSCYDPTPEGLSCGQCDSCRLRLKGFADAGEKDPVAYVR
- the tolB gene encoding Tol-Pal system beta propeller repeat protein TolB, with the protein product MKYFKINVFIIIILAFFSSAAFAARIEISAPGEQTIPLAMTRLLPMGVGAAQPAVATEFQQVLQGDLELSGLFDLVDPASFLSDAGRLGLRRTDIDFQQWRMLGTETLIKGGYSISAGKVTIELRLFDVITQRLLTGRRYSGKLTDVRKIAHTFADQILLSLTGEKGPFSTKIAFISKRSGHKELYLMDVDGHQPVRMTNHRSIVLNPDFSPTRKELIFTSYSKDNPDLYRKEIYTGRESRLSLKQGLNIGGRYSPDGREIAITLSKDKNSEIYLIGTDGTIHKRLTNHYSIDVDPSWSPKGNKIAFVSDRRGNPNIFIVDIRTLEVSRLTYEGKYNATPAWSPKGDRIAYARMDNGVFNIFTIREDGTDERQLTFGAGSKEHPRWSPDGRFLIYSADLNGGEKSLWIIRADGTGGKRISARGSNDSHPAWSGRW
- the tolR gene encoding protein TolR, translating into MDTGTPSRGRRSSLSQINVTPFVDVMLVLLIIFMVTAPMLDQGVEVSLPEVAEAPGLPAQQEPLVVTLERSGQILIGKAKIDQLAKLGPVIQQAMKGKPDREVFLEADEKVPYGRVVQVMAAVKKAGVEKLGMVTRLPEE
- the folE2 gene encoding GTP cyclohydrolase FolE2 produces the protein MPDMQQSRDTRNIAIDKVGVKDIRYPIVVMDKYREKQHTVARVNMFVDLPEHFKGTHMSRFIEVLNQHHGGISVENMETILAEMKSRLGSGRAHLELDFPYFIEKRAPVSGARSLLEYQCRMLGTQADDFDFILEASIPVTSLCPCSKEISERGAHNQRSIVTVQIRYSEHIWLEDLIQWVEECASCPVYALLKREDEKAVTEQAYDNPMFVEDMVRAVTEKLRSVAQVSWFKVQCENFESIHNHSAYAMVEGRNN
- a CDS encoding energy transducer TonB, translating into MESPRKQRWQQLQSVFEPGFKQMLLISVLLHLLVPILYYSPFFPKRAIEKPPVYRVNLVNKIVKNPQAGRPEAAPAEKKPAVKPKPKPKPKPQPKPAVKPIPVPVKPKPKPEPVKPKPIPPKPKPKPEPVKEKPKPKPTVSKAQENSLQQRLEQMRAAQEKKASEQLRKDKIAALKAAALAESSKMTSPVTDAPAGMLDGKGDEAGVSATAHVQEFIQQQWSFAKYQAVGNPEAEVKMFYNAEGTLLHYKFEKKSGNNAFDESLARAIVKSKQLNQPLPEAMEFHIFFNLKDMLDRP